From one Bacteroides eggerthii genomic stretch:
- a CDS encoding GH92 family glycosyl hydrolase codes for MKNKFYMLLLVSGIGLMSCVEGELQREYTDSVNVFIGTGGHGHTFPGATLPHGMVQLSPDTRLIGWDACSGYYYDDTSIIGFSHTHLSGTGIGDYGDILFMPIVGEKPLVAGTEEKPDEGYRSRFSHDKESARPGYYQVLLQDDSINVELTATLRAGLHRYTYPKGSDARLIIDMEPTIHGHQHPVTQIRVVNDSTIAGKKYTRGWAKQHYVYFYAVFSKSFDYKLYSGTEYQPDSTSVTVNTAKAVITFRNLSADGLVLAKVGISSVDEEGAKLNLESEIPDWNFEGVVQQANVSWNNTLGKIDIETSDNDSRTVFYTSLYHTFIQPSLASDIDGRYRTMGHEIKRDTSYTNYTVFSLWDTFRATHPLYTIITPKQNQAFIRSLLCKYDESGILPKWELASNETGTMIGYHAVSVIADAIMKKQCDFDIKKAIEACIRSSVYDTTNITPMMNRQILNEKVMPISIKYKNELGYIPCDKAYGAVSQGLEFAYNDWLIAQIMKEDNQKGMYDKYMKLSKAYREYFDPETKLMRGRLSDGSWITPFDPSSVQRPSNYVEGNAWQWAWFVPQDVDGLMELVGGKSEFEAHLDTLFTRSSELTGDSDAAADVTGMIGQYAHGNEPSHHIPYLYNYTNTPHKTQALVDYILRTLYHNDPNGLSGNEDVGQMSAWYVLSSMGFYSFCPGKPVYEIGRPLFDKVTIHLDNGKDFVIRAENNSIENKYVRSMKLNGRELEEPSFSHFDLMKGGELVLEMEK; via the coding sequence ATGAAAAACAAATTTTATATGCTATTGCTGGTCTCAGGTATTGGGCTGATGTCCTGCGTAGAGGGGGAATTACAAAGAGAGTATACAGACAGTGTGAATGTTTTTATAGGGACTGGCGGGCATGGGCATACATTTCCAGGTGCGACTCTGCCTCATGGAATGGTGCAGTTAAGTCCTGATACCCGTCTTATAGGTTGGGATGCTTGTTCGGGTTATTATTATGATGATACTTCCATTATAGGATTTAGCCATACACATCTTAGCGGGACTGGTATCGGTGATTATGGTGATATATTGTTTATGCCCATAGTAGGAGAGAAGCCTTTGGTTGCTGGGACAGAAGAAAAACCTGATGAAGGATATCGTTCTCGCTTTTCCCATGATAAAGAAAGCGCCCGTCCAGGATATTATCAGGTCTTACTGCAGGATGATTCGATTAATGTAGAGTTAACTGCTACTTTGCGTGCCGGGTTACATCGTTATACTTATCCCAAGGGGAGTGATGCTCGCTTGATTATTGATATGGAACCTACTATTCATGGACATCAACATCCTGTTACTCAAATAAGGGTTGTAAATGATTCCACTATAGCTGGAAAGAAATATACGAGAGGATGGGCTAAACAGCATTATGTTTATTTCTATGCTGTTTTCTCCAAATCTTTCGATTACAAATTGTATTCCGGAACGGAATACCAACCGGATAGTACCTCTGTTACTGTCAATACAGCAAAAGCTGTAATAACTTTCCGCAATCTTTCTGCTGACGGACTTGTACTCGCAAAAGTTGGTATATCAAGTGTAGATGAGGAGGGAGCAAAGCTAAATTTAGAATCTGAAATACCGGATTGGAATTTTGAAGGAGTAGTACAACAGGCAAATGTATCTTGGAATAATACATTGGGAAAGATTGATATTGAAACCTCAGACAATGATAGCCGTACTGTTTTCTATACTTCTTTGTATCATACTTTTATTCAACCAAGTTTGGCATCAGATATAGACGGTCGTTATCGTACTATGGGGCATGAAATAAAACGAGATACTTCTTACACTAATTATACAGTCTTTTCTTTATGGGATACATTTCGGGCAACCCATCCACTTTATACTATCATTACGCCAAAGCAGAATCAGGCATTTATCCGCTCTTTGCTGTGTAAATATGATGAATCGGGTATTTTGCCTAAATGGGAACTGGCATCAAATGAGACTGGAACTATGATTGGTTACCATGCTGTTTCAGTCATTGCAGATGCTATAATGAAGAAGCAATGTGATTTTGATATAAAAAAGGCTATTGAAGCATGTATACGTTCTTCGGTTTATGATACAACTAATATTACACCGATGATGAATCGTCAAATATTAAACGAAAAGGTTATGCCGATTTCTATCAAATATAAAAATGAGCTTGGGTATATACCTTGTGATAAAGCTTATGGTGCAGTCTCTCAGGGGTTGGAGTTTGCTTATAATGATTGGTTGATTGCACAAATTATGAAAGAGGATAACCAAAAAGGCATGTATGATAAGTATATGAAATTATCTAAAGCTTATCGTGAATATTTTGATCCGGAGACAAAGTTAATGCGTGGCCGTCTAAGTGATGGCAGTTGGATTACTCCTTTTGATCCCTCCTCTGTGCAACGTCCCAGCAACTATGTGGAAGGCAATGCTTGGCAATGGGCATGGTTCGTACCACAAGATGTAGATGGACTGATGGAGTTGGTTGGTGGTAAATCTGAATTTGAAGCCCATTTGGATACGTTGTTTACTAGAAGTTCCGAACTGACGGGAGACTCGGATGCTGCTGCCGATGTAACAGGTATGATAGGACAATATGCTCATGGTAATGAACCAAGCCATCATATTCCTTATCTGTATAATTATACAAATACTCCTCACAAAACACAGGCCTTGGTTGATTATATTCTTCGCACATTGTATCATAATGATCCCAATGGTTTGTCAGGCAATGAGGATGTAGGACAGATGTCAGCCTGGTATGTACTTAGCTCCATGGGATTTTATTCATTTTGTCCAGGGAAACCGGTTTACGAAATAGGCCGTCCGTTATTTGATAAAGTGACTATCCATTTGGATAATGGAAAGGACTTTGTGATTCGTGCGGAAAACAATAGTAT